A single region of the Paludibacter jiangxiensis genome encodes:
- a CDS encoding uroporphyrinogen decarboxylase family protein, whose translation MSFKSNPLLGNKILPVDIVLAPEWWNKNEGITFDRDFFFNPLKRVEEEQHKEKVLYDRWGKYGLGEYRNEARPEIGAVHLASGFLLSEMLGCTVNYTDSHPPQVVALHADALEIDVEKAFASEPFQRLEKLVAALKEKYGYLTGDINWGGILNLALDVRGENIFIDMMMTPDEVKEYFDKIAQVIERFTTYVQNLTGTSSISVTRNVRLLKEPVLLHSECSHTMISEADYEEFLLPYDVKWSARRPYGVHYCGPDPHRMAASFAKIPHLDFLDLGWGGDVKLLREHLPETMFSIRLSPVELAKQSHDEIRGHITRLVHDSGNPYLTAVCCINMDDSVTDDKIDVIFETVEELRKEYSAGK comes from the coding sequence ATGTCTTTTAAATCAAATCCTTTGTTGGGGAACAAAATACTGCCGGTCGATATTGTGTTGGCACCGGAGTGGTGGAATAAAAACGAAGGAATTACCTTCGATCGCGATTTCTTTTTCAATCCGTTGAAACGGGTGGAAGAAGAGCAACACAAGGAGAAGGTGTTGTACGATCGTTGGGGAAAATACGGTTTGGGCGAATACCGCAATGAAGCGCGTCCCGAGATTGGGGCGGTGCACCTGGCTTCCGGCTTTTTGCTGTCGGAGATGCTCGGTTGCACGGTCAACTACACCGACTCGCATCCGCCACAGGTAGTTGCGCTTCATGCCGATGCACTTGAAATTGATGTCGAAAAAGCATTCGCTTCGGAACCGTTTCAGCGCCTCGAAAAATTGGTTGCCGCTTTGAAAGAGAAATACGGTTACCTTACCGGCGATATCAACTGGGGAGGAATTCTCAATCTGGCGCTTGATGTGCGGGGCGAAAACATCTTTATCGACATGATGATGACGCCCGACGAGGTGAAGGAATACTTTGACAAAATCGCTCAGGTGATCGAACGCTTTACAACCTATGTTCAGAATCTTACCGGTACTTCTTCCATTTCGGTTACCCGTAACGTTCGCTTGCTGAAAGAACCGGTACTGCTTCATTCTGAATGTTCGCACACCATGATTTCGGAGGCCGATTACGAAGAGTTTCTGTTGCCCTATGATGTAAAATGGAGCGCCCGTCGTCCGTACGGAGTGCACTATTGCGGACCCGATCCACACCGCATGGCAGCCAGTTTTGCCAAAATTCCGCATCTGGACTTTCTTGATCTGGGTTGGGGCGGCGATGTGAAACTGTTGCGCGAGCACCTGCCCGAAACGATGTTCAGCATTCGCCTTAGTCCGGTGGAGTTGGCCAAGCAGTCGCATGATGAGATCCGTGGTCACATCACCCGTTTGGTGCACGATTCCGGCAATCCGTACCTGACAGCCGTTTGCTGCATCAACATGGACGACAGCGTGACCGACGATAAAATCGATGTGATTTTTGAAACCGTGGAAGAACTAAGAAAAGAGTATTCGGCAGGAAAATAA
- a CDS encoding alpha-L-rhamnosidase-related protein, which yields MRKLFVFLFVAIAAQTLFAEKVATWIYYPGDFEIWLSNNVQNRRTARGAFFPPFWKVDSHYVLVEFSKKLDLAAPETVSLKVEGRYNVKLDGNMLFGFPDKVTIPAGKHSLNIKVFNQATVPSIYVNGPTIKSDGSWKVTYEDKEWIDESGKASDTSSGTLYLDAASWNFNSPDATPSTYKLATKPQPAVSHKQVGKGVLYDFGKETFGYPKFNGLKGKGTLSVYYGESPEEALSVDSCETLDHFTIDQPSAKDYTVDLSKAFRYVYVEKDNALSYDSLSMQYEYLPLEYKGTFRCNDPLINKMWDVGTYTLHLTTREFFIDGIKRDRWLWSGDAYQSYLMNYYSFFDPDAVSRTIFALRGKDPVTSHVNTIMDYTFYWFMSIYDYYQYTGNKKIIEQLYPRMKSLMDFCLSRRDADGMMEGKAGDWVFIDWADFKMSKAGQVSFEQLLFCRSLETMALCSNLLNNRQDADSYTKLATDLKAKLLPAFWSDKAGAFVHNRENGQQSAQVTPFTNMFAVLFGYLDKSKTEAVKQNVLLNPHALKITTPYMRFYELEALCALGEQKHVLKEMRDYWGGMIKLGATTFWEKYNPERTNQTAMYGRPFGNSFCHAWGASPIYLLGKYYLGVKPTSPGYKTYDIEPSLGDLQWMEGDVPTPNGKVHLYFNTKEIRVKADEGVGTLRFSSKSKPSCKEGPIVAKGGNKYELEIQAGKEYSVKYK from the coding sequence ATGAGAAAATTATTCGTATTCCTCTTTGTCGCCATTGCCGCTCAAACCCTGTTTGCCGAAAAAGTGGCAACCTGGATCTACTATCCGGGCGATTTTGAGATCTGGCTGAGCAACAACGTGCAGAACCGTCGTACTGCCCGCGGTGCTTTCTTCCCTCCGTTCTGGAAGGTAGACAGCCACTACGTGTTGGTGGAGTTCTCCAAAAAACTCGACCTAGCAGCTCCCGAAACTGTTTCGCTGAAGGTGGAAGGGCGTTACAACGTGAAGCTCGATGGCAATATGCTGTTCGGTTTTCCCGACAAGGTGACTATTCCGGCAGGCAAGCACTCGCTCAATATCAAGGTGTTCAATCAGGCCACCGTGCCTTCCATTTACGTCAATGGGCCGACCATCAAGTCGGACGGTTCGTGGAAGGTGACTTACGAGGATAAGGAGTGGATTGACGAATCGGGCAAGGCTTCCGACACTTCGTCGGGCACGCTCTACCTGGATGCGGCTTCGTGGAATTTCAATTCGCCCGACGCGACTCCTTCGACCTACAAACTGGCAACCAAACCCCAACCGGCCGTTTCTCACAAGCAGGTAGGCAAAGGGGTGCTGTACGATTTCGGCAAGGAGACCTTCGGTTATCCCAAATTCAATGGTCTGAAAGGCAAAGGAACGCTCAGCGTCTACTACGGTGAATCGCCCGAAGAGGCACTTTCAGTCGATAGTTGCGAAACGCTGGATCATTTCACCATTGATCAACCGTCGGCAAAAGATTACACGGTCGATCTCTCGAAGGCGTTCCGTTATGTTTACGTGGAAAAAGATAATGCGCTTTCGTACGATTCGTTGTCGATGCAATATGAATACCTGCCGTTGGAGTACAAAGGCACCTTCCGTTGCAACGATCCGCTGATCAATAAAATGTGGGACGTTGGCACCTACACGCTGCACCTCACCACCCGCGAATTCTTTATCGACGGCATCAAACGCGACCGCTGGTTGTGGAGTGGCGACGCTTACCAGAGTTACCTGATGAACTACTACTCGTTCTTCGATCCCGATGCGGTGAGCCGTACCATCTTCGCCCTGCGCGGCAAAGACCCGGTGACCAGTCATGTCAACACCATCATGGATTACACCTTTTACTGGTTCATGAGCATTTACGATTACTATCAATACACCGGAAATAAGAAGATCATCGAACAGCTTTACCCGCGCATGAAGAGCCTGATGGATTTCTGCCTCTCGCGTCGCGATGCCGACGGAATGATGGAGGGCAAGGCCGGCGACTGGGTATTTATCGACTGGGCCGACTTCAAAATGAGCAAAGCCGGACAGGTGAGCTTCGAACAGTTGCTCTTCTGCCGTAGCCTCGAAACCATGGCGCTGTGCTCCAATTTATTGAACAATAGGCAGGATGCCGACAGTTACACCAAATTGGCAACCGACCTGAAGGCAAAACTCTTGCCGGCGTTTTGGTCGGACAAAGCCGGAGCTTTTGTGCATAACCGCGAAAACGGTCAGCAAAGCGCGCAGGTAACTCCGTTTACCAATATGTTTGCCGTGTTGTTCGGCTATCTCGATAAGTCAAAGACGGAAGCGGTAAAACAAAACGTATTGCTCAATCCTCACGCGTTGAAAATTACTACTCCGTATATGCGTTTCTACGAACTGGAGGCCTTGTGTGCCTTAGGCGAACAAAAGCATGTTTTGAAAGAGATGCGCGACTACTGGGGAGGTATGATTAAACTTGGTGCCACCACCTTCTGGGAAAAATACAATCCGGAACGCACCAACCAGACGGCAATGTACGGTCGTCCCTTCGGCAACAGTTTCTGCCATGCCTGGGGAGCGAGTCCTATTTACCTGTTGGGCAAATATTATCTGGGTGTGAAACCGACATCGCCGGGTTACAAAACCTACGATATCGAACCCAGTCTTGGAGATTTGCAATGGATGGAAGGCGATGTGCCGACACCGAACGGAAAGGTTCATCTCTATTTCAACACAAAGGAAATCAGGGTGAAGGCCGATGAAGGCGTGGGTACGCTCCGTTTCTCCAGCAAATCGAAACCCTCCTGCAAAGAAGGTCCGATTGTTGCCAAAGGAGGCAATAAATACGAACTGGAGATTCAGGCCGGGAAAGAATATAGTGTAAAATATAAATAG
- a CDS encoding uroporphyrinogen decarboxylase family protein translates to MAKQFDNTLSDAQATTVVPVKPADFDFDRYEAYCNELNTGCEAFWKNDSGVMVYRRMRVAECFSYGCRNRELSLALQLGALEKSMLFKADVPNFLEPWYGIGTIASAFGGDYHWAEGNAPAMKPRFSSIDEILDCDYKEVAETPIGEHTLEMIEYFMDQTKGRVPVSFTDMQSPLNIVASLLPLDSFFMDLMMAPEKVQALFDLLSDLTIRFDEKQKALIGDALALPGHGFASSVKWSGLGMSDDNAIMIAPEQYTEMAAPYVEKICAPLGGPVFHSCGDWSGWIDAVLATKGIRMADGAFSPQTDPGATDNLEAFRRFANTGVALNARIVGDVATIREQLSRLWTNGMKMVVVTYCATTAEQEEAYRLVHEMCV, encoded by the coding sequence ATGGCAAAACAATTCGATAATACCCTTTCCGATGCGCAGGCGACGACAGTCGTTCCCGTGAAGCCTGCCGATTTCGATTTCGACCGCTACGAGGCTTATTGCAACGAGCTGAATACCGGTTGCGAAGCTTTCTGGAAAAACGATTCCGGGGTGATGGTCTATCGCCGGATGCGGGTGGCCGAGTGCTTTTCGTACGGTTGTCGCAACAGGGAGTTGTCACTGGCTCTTCAATTAGGAGCGCTGGAAAAGAGCATGTTGTTCAAAGCAGATGTGCCCAATTTTTTGGAGCCGTGGTATGGCATTGGAACCATTGCGAGTGCTTTTGGCGGCGATTATCATTGGGCAGAAGGAAATGCTCCGGCCATGAAGCCGCGCTTTTCGTCCATCGACGAAATTCTGGACTGCGACTACAAGGAAGTTGCCGAAACTCCCATTGGAGAGCATACGCTGGAGATGATCGAATATTTTATGGATCAGACCAAAGGGCGGGTACCGGTGTCATTCACCGATATGCAATCGCCCCTCAATATTGTGGCGAGCTTGCTACCATTGGACAGTTTCTTTATGGATCTGATGATGGCCCCCGAAAAGGTACAGGCCTTGTTCGATTTGTTGTCTGATCTTACAATCCGCTTTGATGAAAAGCAAAAGGCGTTGATTGGTGACGCACTGGCGTTGCCGGGGCACGGATTTGCCTCTTCCGTTAAATGGAGTGGGCTTGGTATGAGCGACGACAATGCCATTATGATTGCTCCCGAACAATATACCGAAATGGCGGCACCTTACGTGGAAAAAATATGTGCCCCGTTGGGTGGCCCGGTGTTCCATTCGTGTGGTGATTGGTCCGGCTGGATCGATGCTGTGTTGGCAACCAAAGGAATCCGGATGGCCGATGGCGCCTTTTCGCCGCAGACCGATCCGGGAGCAACAGACAACCTGGAAGCTTTCCGGCGCTTTGCAAATACCGGTGTGGCGCTCAATGCCCGCATCGTGGGCGATGTCGCTACTATCCGCGAACAGCTTTCCCGTCTTTGGACGAATGGGATGAAAATGGTGGTAGTAACTTATTGTGCTACAACAGCTGAACAGGAGGAAGCCTACAGATTGGTGCATGAGATGTGTGTGTAA
- a CDS encoding alpha-d-galacturonidase, translating to MKNILLFLSCFSITAFAAEKVVMVNSAPGNARVEYGIDRVKTALEKQGYLVDVSPKAKASKKDWKISVGIDTVQTIAKEGYSVKTVGQSIAIKGKDASGALYGCIDLIAKLNEKKSLPADLNYSDHPEMVLRGACIGVQKPYYLPGRTVYEYPYTPEVFPWLYDKAMWIKYLDMLVDNKMNSVYLWNGHPFASLVKLKDYPFAVEVSDEDFKKNEELFAFLTKEANKRGIWVIQMFYNILVSKPFAEHYGIKTQDRSRPITPLIADYTRKSIAAFIEKYPNVGLLVCLGEAMDTYDDDREWFTKTIIPGVKDGLKALGRTDEPPIILRNHDTDAKMVITASLPLYKNLYTMNKYNGESLTTYQPRGPWTAVNKGLSELGSIFIENVHILANLEPFRYGSPDFIQKAVKAMHSAQGANALHLYPQASYWDWPYSADKADKRLLEMDRDWIWYSAWSRYAWKADRDRSDEVNYWSARLDSMYQCGTDAAKNILTAYEEDGEISPQLLRKFGITEGNRQTFLLGMFMSQLVNPKKWTTYPEFFASCGPEGELLSEYMTKEWNHQPHVGEIPPQMIATAVAHGAAGAKAIELAAPHVTKNRAEFERLRNDVHCYDAFANFFALKVKTAMLAMEYGHSGRIADLDSAAALLDKSLVYYRRLVDLTKDTYLYANSMQTGQRKIPISSAGGKNKTWAELLLHFEEELATFRKNIAFVKQNGGNAVRTVQPLKAAEVTLLDKSQQFYPLMKGEKVFGDKEYQINAVADELKQLKGIRFNFENQASAGTTVAFENKKPVNVLVGYFNTPKGEYAKAPKLEIDASANDFGQADVKIFNAVEIPDRAAVNVHSYTFPAGKNKLTLGKGALMILGFTDASEKITPRNAGLGGEGDAGNVDWLFN from the coding sequence ATCAAAAATATATTATTGTTTCTGAGCTGTTTCTCCATCACGGCGTTTGCCGCCGAAAAAGTGGTCATGGTCAATTCTGCTCCCGGCAATGCAAGGGTGGAATACGGCATCGACCGTGTAAAAACGGCTCTTGAAAAGCAGGGTTACCTTGTTGATGTCTCACCTAAGGCGAAAGCCTCAAAGAAAGATTGGAAGATTTCCGTGGGCATTGATACTGTACAAACCATTGCAAAAGAGGGTTATTCGGTGAAAACCGTCGGGCAGAGTATTGCCATTAAAGGGAAAGATGCTTCGGGCGCATTGTACGGTTGCATCGACCTGATTGCCAAACTGAACGAAAAGAAGTCTTTACCTGCCGATCTGAACTATTCCGATCATCCGGAGATGGTGCTGCGCGGTGCTTGTATCGGGGTGCAAAAACCCTATTATCTGCCCGGACGTACGGTTTACGAATATCCGTACACACCCGAAGTTTTTCCATGGTTGTACGACAAAGCAATGTGGATCAAATATCTGGATATGTTGGTGGACAACAAAATGAATTCGGTTTATCTTTGGAACGGCCACCCGTTTGCTTCGCTGGTCAAACTGAAGGACTATCCGTTTGCGGTGGAAGTGTCGGACGAAGATTTCAAAAAGAACGAGGAACTCTTTGCTTTCCTGACCAAGGAGGCTAACAAACGGGGTATCTGGGTGATCCAGATGTTTTACAATATTTTGGTGTCCAAGCCGTTTGCCGAACATTACGGCATCAAAACACAGGATCGCAGCCGTCCCATCACACCTTTAATTGCGGATTATACCCGTAAATCGATTGCCGCGTTTATTGAAAAATATCCCAATGTAGGGCTGCTCGTTTGCCTTGGCGAAGCGATGGATACCTACGATGATGACCGTGAATGGTTTACCAAAACGATTATTCCGGGTGTGAAAGACGGACTGAAAGCGTTGGGTCGTACCGACGAGCCGCCGATCATTCTCCGCAACCACGATACCGATGCCAAAATGGTGATTACGGCTTCTTTGCCATTGTATAAAAACCTCTATACGATGAACAAATACAATGGCGAATCGCTGACCACCTATCAGCCGCGCGGTCCCTGGACTGCCGTCAATAAGGGGCTTAGCGAACTGGGTTCCATCTTTATTGAGAACGTTCATATTCTGGCCAACCTCGAACCGTTCCGTTACGGTTCACCCGACTTTATCCAGAAGGCCGTGAAAGCAATGCACAGCGCACAGGGGGCCAATGCTCTTCATCTATATCCGCAGGCATCGTACTGGGATTGGCCCTATTCTGCTGATAAGGCGGATAAACGCCTGCTGGAAATGGATCGCGACTGGATCTGGTATAGTGCCTGGTCGCGCTATGCGTGGAAAGCCGATCGTGACCGTTCGGATGAAGTAAATTACTGGAGTGCCCGCCTGGATTCGATGTACCAATGCGGTACCGATGCGGCGAAAAATATTCTGACGGCCTACGAAGAGGATGGAGAAATCTCTCCGCAACTGTTGCGTAAGTTCGGTATCACCGAAGGCAATCGTCAGACTTTCTTGTTGGGTATGTTTATGAGTCAGTTGGTTAATCCTAAGAAATGGACAACATATCCCGAATTTTTTGCATCCTGTGGCCCGGAAGGGGAGTTGCTCAGCGAGTACATGACCAAAGAGTGGAATCACCAACCGCATGTGGGTGAAATTCCGCCGCAGATGATTGCGACTGCCGTGGCGCACGGTGCAGCAGGGGCGAAAGCCATTGAGCTGGCCGCTCCGCATGTAACCAAAAATCGTGCCGAGTTCGAACGCTTGCGCAACGATGTACACTGTTATGATGCCTTCGCTAATTTCTTTGCGCTGAAGGTAAAAACGGCTATGTTGGCCATGGAGTATGGTCATTCCGGTCGCATTGCCGACCTCGATAGTGCAGCTGCGCTTCTGGATAAGAGTCTGGTTTATTACCGTCGTCTGGTCGATTTGACAAAAGATACCTACCTGTACGCCAATAGTATGCAGACCGGTCAACGCAAAATTCCAATCAGTAGTGCCGGAGGAAAGAACAAAACCTGGGCCGAACTGTTGCTTCATTTTGAAGAGGAGTTGGCCACATTCCGTAAGAATATCGCTTTTGTGAAACAGAACGGAGGTAATGCCGTTCGTACCGTTCAACCATTGAAGGCGGCAGAAGTTACCTTGCTCGATAAATCACAGCAATTCTACCCGTTGATGAAAGGCGAAAAAGTTTTCGGTGACAAAGAATATCAGATCAATGCCGTAGCCGACGAACTGAAACAGTTGAAAGGAATTCGTTTTAACTTTGAAAATCAGGCATCGGCAGGAACAACCGTTGCCTTTGAAAACAAAAAGCCGGTGAATGTACTGGTGGGCTATTTTAATACACCGAAGGGTGAATACGCAAAAGCGCCGAAACTGGAAATCGATGCCAGTGCCAATGATTTCGGACAGGCTGACGTGAAGATTTTCAATGCAGTGGAAATTCCGGATCGTGCTGCGGTCAATGTACACAGCTATACCTTCCCGGCCGGGAAGAACAAGCTGACGCTGGGCAAAGGCGCCCTGATGATTCTCGGGTTTACCGATGCCTCGGAAAAAATCACGCCCCGCAATGCCGGACTGGGAGGCGAAGGCGATGCCGGTAACGTGGACTGGTTGTTTAATTAA
- a CDS encoding SemiSWEET family sugar transporter codes for MEFNVAIVGYTAGVCSAICQFPQAYKVFKTKDTHSISLGMYLTMTIGVILWFTYGVLIEDMPMMLANGVGLVPCLYTLYLTIQNRRAHKTYGK; via the coding sequence ATGGAATTTAATGTTGCTATAGTCGGTTATACAGCCGGTGTCTGCTCTGCAATTTGCCAGTTTCCGCAGGCCTACAAAGTGTTTAAGACAAAAGACACGCATAGTATCTCATTGGGAATGTATCTCACAATGACGATAGGCGTCATTTTATGGTTTACCTATGGAGTGCTCATAGAAGATATGCCGATGATGCTGGCAAATGGCGTTGGTTTGGTGCCGTGTCTTTATACATTGTATTTAACAATCCAGAATCGCAGAGCACACAAAACGTATGGTAAATAA
- a CDS encoding aceric acid hydrolase: MKKIGVLFLVLVFGAVAVSTAQNKSLVNTSQSPYAKLIGVNMGDVHWTKGFWADRFEVCRSSMSPKLLKTYMDPKLGHAIQNFQIAAGQDTGRFVGPSFQDGDFYKEFESLVSLYAQTGDKKLDQLMDEIIPVIVKAQRTDGYIHTPTIIAQRNNPKEAGAFADRLNFETYNMGHLMTTACLHYRATGKRTLLDAAIKAADFLYDFYKKASPELARNAICPSHYMGVVEMYRTTRDPKYLELSKSLIDIRGMMKEGTDDNQDRVPFRQQTKAMGHAVRANYLYAGVADVFAETGDTTLLRPLNLIWNNMVDTKMYITGGCGALYDGVSPYGTSYNPVEIQKTHQSFGRDYQLPNMTAYNETCANIGNLLFNWRMLQITGDAKYADVVELVLYNSLLSGVSLDGVDFCYTNPLSQSTNFPYKMRWMGGRIPYIALSNCCPPNTTRTVSEVQDYAYNLSKEGLWVNLYGGNEINTTLENGEKIQVDQTTDYPWDGAVSLEVKKAPKKAFALFVRIPGWCKGASLTVNGKEEQTNLASCSYVKLERKWKTGDKVELNLPMEAKLMEANPLVEESRNQVALKRGPVVYCMEGVDLPGNNIFGVTLPSDIKFTPKPVEIDGAKLVALEGKASVENAGDWSNTLYREVSPLKKEVSIRMIPYFAWGNRGQGDMTVWLNLLRK, translated from the coding sequence ATAAAGAAAATTGGAGTTTTATTTTTAGTATTAGTGTTCGGAGCAGTAGCTGTTTCGACGGCACAAAACAAGAGTTTGGTCAACACTTCGCAGAGTCCTTACGCGAAGCTGATTGGAGTAAACATGGGCGATGTGCACTGGACGAAAGGTTTTTGGGCCGATCGTTTCGAGGTGTGCCGCAGTTCCATGTCGCCTAAGTTATTGAAAACCTACATGGATCCGAAACTGGGTCATGCCATTCAGAATTTTCAGATCGCGGCCGGACAAGATACCGGGCGTTTTGTCGGACCATCGTTTCAGGACGGAGATTTTTATAAGGAGTTCGAGAGTTTGGTAAGCCTTTACGCCCAGACCGGCGATAAAAAACTTGACCAGCTGATGGACGAGATTATTCCGGTGATTGTGAAGGCGCAGCGTACCGACGGTTATATTCACACACCGACCATAATTGCCCAACGAAACAATCCGAAAGAGGCAGGGGCTTTTGCCGACCGGCTCAATTTCGAGACCTACAACATGGGGCACCTGATGACCACCGCTTGCCTGCATTACCGCGCTACGGGGAAACGTACCTTGCTCGATGCGGCAATTAAGGCGGCCGATTTTCTCTATGATTTTTACAAAAAAGCTTCGCCCGAACTGGCGCGTAATGCCATCTGTCCGTCGCACTACATGGGAGTGGTAGAGATGTACCGTACTACCCGTGATCCGAAATATTTGGAACTGTCGAAGAGTTTGATTGATATACGCGGCATGATGAAAGAGGGCACCGACGACAATCAGGATCGTGTGCCGTTCCGTCAGCAAACCAAGGCGATGGGCCATGCCGTGCGTGCCAACTACCTATATGCCGGGGTAGCCGATGTTTTTGCCGAAACGGGTGACACCACGCTGCTTCGTCCGTTGAACCTGATTTGGAACAATATGGTGGATACCAAAATGTATATCACCGGTGGTTGCGGAGCGCTGTACGACGGAGTTTCGCCTTACGGAACCTCTTACAATCCGGTTGAGATTCAGAAAACGCATCAGTCTTTTGGTCGCGATTACCAACTGCCTAACATGACGGCCTACAACGAAACCTGTGCCAATATCGGGAATCTGTTGTTCAATTGGAGGATGTTGCAGATTACCGGCGATGCCAAATATGCCGATGTGGTGGAACTGGTTTTGTACAACAGCCTTTTGTCGGGCGTGAGCCTCGATGGGGTCGATTTTTGCTACACCAATCCGTTGAGCCAGTCTACCAATTTCCCGTACAAAATGCGCTGGATGGGTGGCCGTATTCCTTATATTGCCTTGTCCAACTGCTGTCCTCCGAATACCACCCGTACTGTTTCCGAAGTGCAGGATTATGCGTACAATCTCTCCAAAGAAGGTTTGTGGGTGAATCTTTACGGTGGCAACGAGATCAATACCACGCTCGAAAACGGCGAGAAAATTCAGGTTGATCAAACGACCGATTATCCCTGGGATGGCGCTGTTTCGCTTGAAGTGAAGAAAGCCCCGAAAAAAGCATTCGCGCTGTTTGTCCGCATTCCGGGCTGGTGCAAGGGGGCGTCCCTCACGGTGAATGGTAAGGAAGAGCAGACGAATCTGGCCTCTTGTTCGTATGTCAAATTGGAACGGAAATGGAAAACCGGCGACAAGGTGGAACTCAATTTGCCGATGGAAGCCAAACTGATGGAGGCCAATCCGCTGGTGGAAGAGTCGCGCAACCAGGTGGCCCTAAAACGCGGTCCGGTGGTTTATTGCATGGAAGGCGTCGATTTGCCGGGCAACAACATCTTTGGCGTGACATTGCCTTCCGATATTAAGTTTACGCCCAAACCGGTTGAAATTGACGGTGCAAAACTCGTTGCCCTCGAAGGAAAAGCCTCTGTGGAAAATGCCGGCGACTGGAGCAATACCCTTTACCGGGAAGTGTCACCGTTGAAGAAAGAGGTTTCGATTCGGATGATTCCTTATTTTGCATGGGGTAATCGTGGTCAGGGCGACATGACTGTTTGGCTGAATTTGCTGAGAAAATAG